A stretch of Usitatibacter palustris DNA encodes these proteins:
- a CDS encoding sulfate adenylyltransferase subunit 1, which produces MTATLARLPAADTLRVATSGSVDDGKSTLIGRLLFDSKSLLADQLATVQRDTARRGASGVDLALLTDGLTAEREQGITIDVAYRYFATARRRFILADTPGHEQYTRNMVTGASQADLAIILVDARSGILPQTKRHAALVALLRIPHVALAVNKMDLVDFDRGVFERVRDDFLALTASLGFEGVTSIPLSALEGDMVVDRGEHLGWYQGPTLLEFLESVTTERRVTGPWRFPVQLVSRSRYGARNESRGYLGRIENGAVEVGDEIRVWPSGVTARIAQIVTLDGSLDIAGAGRSVSLILDRQVDVARGDLLTHAKQAPVVTDRFAARLAWLSPTPLDTRRAYLVKHGTAVVKARIAGVDDRLDIQTLQPIAGPATLGANDIGRVRVETARALPLDRYAEVRATGSFLLIDEATNATVAAGLVEELAHG; this is translated from the coding sequence ATGACCGCCACCCTCGCGCGTCTTCCTGCGGCGGACACGCTGCGTGTCGCGACCTCGGGTTCGGTCGACGACGGCAAGAGCACGCTCATCGGGCGCCTGCTGTTCGATTCGAAGTCGCTGCTTGCCGACCAGCTCGCCACCGTGCAGCGCGATACCGCACGTCGTGGCGCGAGCGGTGTCGATCTCGCGCTGCTGACCGACGGCCTCACCGCCGAACGCGAGCAGGGCATCACGATCGACGTCGCCTACCGCTACTTCGCCACCGCGCGCCGGCGCTTCATCCTCGCCGACACGCCCGGCCACGAGCAGTACACGCGCAACATGGTGACCGGCGCTTCCCAGGCCGACCTCGCGATCATCCTCGTCGATGCGCGCTCCGGGATCCTGCCGCAGACCAAGCGCCACGCCGCGCTGGTGGCCCTGCTTCGCATTCCGCACGTGGCGCTGGCCGTGAACAAGATGGACCTCGTCGATTTCGATCGCGGCGTGTTCGAGCGCGTGCGCGACGATTTCCTCGCCCTCACCGCGTCGCTCGGCTTCGAAGGCGTCACCTCGATTCCGCTGTCCGCGCTCGAAGGCGACATGGTCGTCGATCGCGGCGAGCACCTCGGCTGGTACCAAGGCCCCACCCTTCTCGAATTCCTGGAATCCGTCACGACCGAGCGCCGCGTCACCGGCCCGTGGCGCTTTCCGGTGCAGCTTGTTTCGCGCTCCCGCTACGGTGCGCGCAACGAAAGCCGCGGATACCTCGGCCGCATCGAAAACGGTGCGGTCGAGGTCGGCGATGAAATCCGCGTCTGGCCCTCGGGCGTCACCGCGCGCATCGCGCAGATCGTGACGCTCGACGGCTCGCTCGACATCGCGGGTGCCGGCCGCTCCGTCTCGCTGATCCTCGACCGGCAGGTCGACGTGGCCCGCGGCGACCTTCTTACGCACGCGAAGCAGGCGCCCGTCGTCACCGACCGCTTCGCCGCGCGCCTCGCCTGGCTCAGCCCCACGCCGCTCGACACGCGCCGCGCGTATCTCGTGAAGCACGGCACCGCGGTCGTGAAGGCACGCATCGCCGGTGTCGATGATCGCCTCGACATCCAGACGCTGCAGCCCATTGCCGGTCCCGCGACGCTCGGTGCGAATGACATCGGTCGCGTGCGCGTCGAAACTGCGCGCGCACTCCCCCTCGACCGCTACGCCGAGGTTCGCGCGACCGGCTCCTTCCTCCTGATCGACGAAGCGACCAACGCCACCGTCGCCGCCGGCCTCGTCGAGGAGCTGGCGCATGGGTAA
- the cobA gene encoding uroporphyrinogen-III C-methyltransferase produces the protein MGKVWLVGAGPGAPDLLTLRAARLLEAADIVFYDALVHPETLALAKRARLVDVGKRNGKVSTEQRFTNRALVEAAKTHATVVRLKGGDPMLFGRAHEELEALAAAGIETEVVPGITAALAASASLKLSLTRRGLSRNVAFVTPRAGEGQSPAEWLAVASSADTVAMYMAATQAAQVAADLIAAGRSPDTPAVFIENASLSNERRVATRLDSLRNGPAPTFEGPALLLVGEVFREVSLGAMEHEAEVRLAVTERCRARSA, from the coding sequence ATGGGTAAGGTCTGGCTCGTCGGCGCCGGCCCGGGCGCTCCCGATCTGCTCACGCTGCGCGCAGCTCGCCTGCTCGAAGCGGCCGACATCGTTTTCTACGACGCGCTCGTGCATCCGGAGACGCTGGCACTCGCGAAACGCGCGCGCCTCGTGGATGTGGGCAAGCGCAACGGCAAGGTTTCCACCGAGCAACGCTTCACGAACCGCGCGCTGGTCGAAGCCGCGAAGACCCACGCCACCGTCGTGCGCCTCAAGGGCGGCGACCCGATGCTGTTCGGCCGTGCGCATGAAGAGCTCGAAGCGCTGGCTGCCGCGGGCATCGAAACCGAAGTGGTTCCGGGCATCACCGCCGCGCTCGCCGCGAGCGCCTCGCTCAAGCTTTCGCTCACTCGCCGCGGGCTCTCGCGCAACGTCGCGTTCGTCACGCCGCGCGCCGGCGAAGGCCAGTCGCCCGCCGAATGGCTGGCGGTCGCTTCGTCCGCGGACACCGTGGCGATGTATATGGCCGCCACGCAAGCCGCGCAGGTCGCCGCCGACCTCATCGCGGCCGGCCGCTCGCCCGACACGCCCGCCGTCTTCATTGAAAACGCGTCGCTGTCCAATGAGCGGCGCGTCGCTACCCGTCTCGATTCACTGCGCAACGGCCCGGCGCCCACCTTTGAAGGGCCCGCGCTCCTGCTCGTCGGAGAAGTCTTCAGGGAAGTCTCGCTTGGTGCCATGGAACACGAGGCGGAAGTTCGTCT